From one Anopheles cruzii chromosome 3, idAnoCruzAS_RS32_06, whole genome shotgun sequence genomic stretch:
- the LOC128275515 gene encoding ectonucleoside triphosphate diphosphohydrolase 5 isoform X1: MPSSNQNLRNRKLQQQDSSERTQPPAGARRKGGSGGAKSAGSNLRFSFICLVVSASLLIFLLGAYTDSFHPIIDGIAGRLGYHEKIYAVVIDAGSTGSRVLAFEFHHGYLDGRLVLDYELFQQSKPGLSAFAERPLDGAASIGKLLDAAKGVVPSEKLSQTPLVLKATAGLRLLKPDQAEALLAACRELFRTSGFLVDEQAVEIMDGTDEGIFSWFTVNFLLGKLNSRSTVAALDLGGGSTQVTFAPKDVSQTPLYAAFMHRVPTLDSYVEVFTNSYLGAGLHAIRHAVFTHRVAENETKLASECVNPIIKNKLFRYGTGQYYVSGKENPRATAENPVVDYEQCAAIVREKLLPTLKPKPVTLKQHEISAFSYFFDRAIETGLVDPIQGGETTVGEFVSKSREVCAEANTDQPFMCVDLVFISTLLEEGYGLKAKTPLKLYKKIDGHEISWALGCAYNILTSRESANRK; the protein is encoded by the exons ATGCCTTCTTCGAACCAAAATCTGCGCAACCGGAAG TTGCAGCAGCAAGATTCCTCCGAGCGAACACAGCCGCCGGCGGGAGCACGCCGAAAAGGTGGTTCCGGCGGAGCCAAGTCGGCCGGCAGCAACCTTCGTTTTTCGTTTATCTGCCTCGTTGTCAGTGCCTCGCTGCTAATCTTCCTGCTCGGCGCCTACACAGACTCGTTCCATCCGATCATCGATGGCATTGCCGGCCGGCTAGGGTACCACGAGAAAATCTACGCCGTCGTAATTGATGCCGGCTCGACGGGGAGCCGGGTGCTGGCGTTCGAGTTCCACCACGGTTACCTCGATGGGCGGCTCGTGCTCGATTACGAGCTGTTTCAGCAATCCAAACCGGGCCTGTCAGCGTTTGCCGAACGGCCGCTCGATGGGGCCGCCAGCATCGGAAAGCTGCTTGATGCCGCCAAAGGAGTAGTGCCTTCTGAAAAACTATCTCAAACTCCGCTCGTCCTGAAGGCGACGGCCGGTTTGCGATTGTTGAAGCCCGACCAGGCGGAAGCGCTGCTTGCTGCCTGCCGGGAACTGTTCCGCACGTCCGGGTTCCTGGTGGACGAGCAGGCGGTGGAAATCATGGACGGTACGGACGAGGGCATCTTTTCGTGGTTCACCGTGAACTTCCTGCTGGGCAAGCTGAACAGTCGCAGCACGGTCGCGGCGCTCGATTTGGGTGGCGGCAGCACGCAGGTCACCTTTGCACCGAAGGACGTTTCCCAGACGCCACTGTATGCCGCATTTATGCACCGAGTTCCGACGCTCGACTCGTACGTCGAGGTGTTCACAAACAGCTACCTCGGCGCCGGACTGCACGCGATACGGCACGCCGTATTCACGCACCGGGTGGCCGAGAATGAGACGAAGCTGGCAAGCGAATGTGTTAATCCGATCATCAAGAACAAGCTGTTCCGCTACGGAACCGGTCAGTACTATGTGAGCGGCAAGGAGAACCCGAGGGCAACGGCCGAAAATCCGGTGGTCGATTACGAGCAGTGTGCGGCGATCGTCAGGGAGAAGCTGTTGCCGACACTTAAACCCAAACCGGTCACGCTGAAGCAGCACGAAATTTCGGCATTCAGTTACTTCTTTGATCGTGCGATCGAAACGGGGCTCGTTG ACCCCATTCAAGGTGGCGAAACGACGGTCGGCGAGTTTGTCAGTAAATCGCGAGAGGTGTGCGCCGAAGCTAACACGGATCAACCGTTTATGTGTGTGGATCTTGTCTTCATCTCTACGCTGCTTGAGGAAGGCTACGGACTGAAGGCAAAGACACCGCTCAAG CTGTACAAAAAGATCGATGGACACGAAATATCGTGGGCGCTGGGATGCGCATATAATATACTGACAAGCCGAGAAAGCGCTAACAGGAAATAG
- the LOC128275515 gene encoding ectonucleoside triphosphate diphosphohydrolase 5 isoform X2 yields the protein MGYDYELLQQQDSSERTQPPAGARRKGGSGGAKSAGSNLRFSFICLVVSASLLIFLLGAYTDSFHPIIDGIAGRLGYHEKIYAVVIDAGSTGSRVLAFEFHHGYLDGRLVLDYELFQQSKPGLSAFAERPLDGAASIGKLLDAAKGVVPSEKLSQTPLVLKATAGLRLLKPDQAEALLAACRELFRTSGFLVDEQAVEIMDGTDEGIFSWFTVNFLLGKLNSRSTVAALDLGGGSTQVTFAPKDVSQTPLYAAFMHRVPTLDSYVEVFTNSYLGAGLHAIRHAVFTHRVAENETKLASECVNPIIKNKLFRYGTGQYYVSGKENPRATAENPVVDYEQCAAIVREKLLPTLKPKPVTLKQHEISAFSYFFDRAIETGLVDPIQGGETTVGEFVSKSREVCAEANTDQPFMCVDLVFISTLLEEGYGLKAKTPLKLYKKIDGHEISWALGCAYNILTSRESANRK from the exons ATGGGCTACGATTACGAACTG TTGCAGCAGCAAGATTCCTCCGAGCGAACACAGCCGCCGGCGGGAGCACGCCGAAAAGGTGGTTCCGGCGGAGCCAAGTCGGCCGGCAGCAACCTTCGTTTTTCGTTTATCTGCCTCGTTGTCAGTGCCTCGCTGCTAATCTTCCTGCTCGGCGCCTACACAGACTCGTTCCATCCGATCATCGATGGCATTGCCGGCCGGCTAGGGTACCACGAGAAAATCTACGCCGTCGTAATTGATGCCGGCTCGACGGGGAGCCGGGTGCTGGCGTTCGAGTTCCACCACGGTTACCTCGATGGGCGGCTCGTGCTCGATTACGAGCTGTTTCAGCAATCCAAACCGGGCCTGTCAGCGTTTGCCGAACGGCCGCTCGATGGGGCCGCCAGCATCGGAAAGCTGCTTGATGCCGCCAAAGGAGTAGTGCCTTCTGAAAAACTATCTCAAACTCCGCTCGTCCTGAAGGCGACGGCCGGTTTGCGATTGTTGAAGCCCGACCAGGCGGAAGCGCTGCTTGCTGCCTGCCGGGAACTGTTCCGCACGTCCGGGTTCCTGGTGGACGAGCAGGCGGTGGAAATCATGGACGGTACGGACGAGGGCATCTTTTCGTGGTTCACCGTGAACTTCCTGCTGGGCAAGCTGAACAGTCGCAGCACGGTCGCGGCGCTCGATTTGGGTGGCGGCAGCACGCAGGTCACCTTTGCACCGAAGGACGTTTCCCAGACGCCACTGTATGCCGCATTTATGCACCGAGTTCCGACGCTCGACTCGTACGTCGAGGTGTTCACAAACAGCTACCTCGGCGCCGGACTGCACGCGATACGGCACGCCGTATTCACGCACCGGGTGGCCGAGAATGAGACGAAGCTGGCAAGCGAATGTGTTAATCCGATCATCAAGAACAAGCTGTTCCGCTACGGAACCGGTCAGTACTATGTGAGCGGCAAGGAGAACCCGAGGGCAACGGCCGAAAATCCGGTGGTCGATTACGAGCAGTGTGCGGCGATCGTCAGGGAGAAGCTGTTGCCGACACTTAAACCCAAACCGGTCACGCTGAAGCAGCACGAAATTTCGGCATTCAGTTACTTCTTTGATCGTGCGATCGAAACGGGGCTCGTTG ACCCCATTCAAGGTGGCGAAACGACGGTCGGCGAGTTTGTCAGTAAATCGCGAGAGGTGTGCGCCGAAGCTAACACGGATCAACCGTTTATGTGTGTGGATCTTGTCTTCATCTCTACGCTGCTTGAGGAAGGCTACGGACTGAAGGCAAAGACACCGCTCAAG CTGTACAAAAAGATCGATGGACACGAAATATCGTGGGCGCTGGGATGCGCATATAATATACTGACAAGCCGAGAAAGCGCTAACAGGAAATAG